The Terriglobales bacterium genomic interval CGGCTTCAGCACCAACGGACGCGCCGGGACGGTGACGGTCTTCGACCTTCACAGCCTCAAGCCCATCCAGGACATCAAGGTGGGCGAGGGCCCGGACGCCATCATTTATGACCCGAACTCGAAGCGCGTCGTGGTCATGCACGGGCGCAGCAAGGATGTGATGGCCATCGATCCCGCGGCCATGAAAGTGGTCGCCACCGTACCGCTCGGCGGCAAACTGGAATTCGCCGCCGCCGACAAGGACCACGTGTACGTCAATCTCGAGGACAAGGGCGAGATCGCCGATGTCGATTCGCGCACCTGGACCGTTGCTCAGCGCTGGAAGCTGGCCGACTGCGAAGAGCCTTCCGGCCTGGCCTTGGACACCGAGGGCCACCGCCTGTTCGCGGTGTGCGGGAACAAGAAGATGCAGATCGTCGACGCCCGCAACGGCAAGCTCATCGCCTCAGTGCCGACCGGCGGCGGCACCGATGCCGCAGCCTACGACCCCGGCCTCAAGCTGGCCTTCGCCTCCAACGGGGAGGGTACGCTGACCGTCGTCCGTGAAACCAAGGGCGGACAGTACGAAGTAGCGGAGAACGTCACCACCCAGCGTGGCGCCCGGACCATGGCGCTCGACCCGAAGACCCACACTGTTTTTCTGCCGACCGCGGAGTTAGGCCCGCCGGCGGAAGGCCAGCGGCGTCCGACCATCAAGCCGGACACCTTCATGATCCTGGTCTATCGGCCGGCCAAGTAACCGGCGCCGTGGTTCGGTTCAGGATAATTAGGAGATGGGCACCACTTTGGAGCCCGCCACCGTCACCGGCGAGTCGGCCCTGAGGATCTGCGGCCCCTGGATGACGACGGTTTGCACCGGGAAGTGGGTCACGGAGCGGTCTGGAGTGTCCTCAGCGGGCCGCGGAGGAACGGCGACGGGCTCGTTGCCGACGGGAAG includes:
- a CDS encoding YncE family protein, which encodes MRTRHMIVALLLTLLTVTAGWAAPQSQPPFQKAATYALGGEGGWDYVTYDPDGNRLFIAHGKEILVADAASGKKLGAVPAEGAHGTALVPDLGRGFSTNGRAGTVTVFDLHSLKPIQDIKVGEGPDAIIYDPNSKRVVVMHGRSKDVMAIDPAAMKVVATVPLGGKLEFAAADKDHVYVNLEDKGEIADVDSRTWTVAQRWKLADCEEPSGLALDTEGHRLFAVCGNKKMQIVDARNGKLIASVPTGGGTDAAAYDPGLKLAFASNGEGTLTVVRETKGGQYEVAENVTTQRGARTMALDPKTHTVFLPTAELGPPAEGQRRPTIKPDTFMILVYRPAK